The proteins below come from a single Parazoarcus communis genomic window:
- a CDS encoding response regulator: MWPEQNTEPSPDVLPEAGGTILVVDDVPDNLAVLGVLLQPHYDVLAAPSGTRALEICAHGPVPDLILLDVMMPGMDGYEVLAHLRGQPATRDIPVIFLTALDDPRDEEQGLALGAADYITKPIHPAVVLARVRNQLEVKRAREMLHNRNLDLESEVARRMAENDMTQLVTIRALAHLAETRDPETGNHILRTQAYVRLLATRLQAHPRFQARLDPGYIELLTRSAPLHDIGKVGIPDHILLKPGPLAADEWIIMQTHSRLGAEAIELAEGDIEQPLPFLALAKEIARWHHERWDGSGYPDGLRGDEIPVSARLMAVADVFDALISDRIYKAGMSYADARKLIEAGRGLHFDPDVVDAFLSGFDAFVDIAEQHRDVHRALSSGGT; encoded by the coding sequence ATGTGGCCTGAACAGAATACGGAGCCCAGTCCTGACGTGCTCCCCGAGGCTGGGGGAACGATCCTCGTCGTCGATGACGTGCCGGACAATCTCGCGGTCCTGGGGGTGCTGCTGCAGCCTCACTACGATGTGCTGGCGGCGCCTTCGGGCACACGGGCGCTCGAGATCTGTGCGCACGGACCCGTGCCGGACCTGATCCTGCTCGACGTCATGATGCCGGGCATGGACGGCTACGAGGTGCTGGCGCACCTTCGCGGGCAGCCTGCGACACGTGACATTCCGGTGATCTTCCTCACCGCGCTGGACGACCCGCGCGACGAAGAGCAGGGTCTGGCACTCGGCGCGGCGGACTACATCACCAAGCCGATTCACCCTGCGGTTGTGCTCGCCCGCGTGCGCAACCAGCTTGAGGTCAAACGCGCGCGAGAAATGCTGCACAACCGGAACCTTGATCTCGAGTCAGAAGTGGCGCGGCGAATGGCCGAGAACGACATGACGCAGCTGGTGACGATCCGCGCGCTGGCTCACCTGGCCGAAACGCGCGACCCGGAAACCGGCAACCACATTCTGCGCACGCAGGCTTATGTGCGTCTGCTGGCCACCCGGCTGCAGGCTCATCCGCGTTTTCAAGCGAGGCTGGACCCGGGCTACATCGAGCTGCTGACGCGCTCGGCGCCGTTGCACGACATCGGCAAGGTCGGGATCCCGGACCATATTCTGCTCAAGCCCGGGCCACTTGCTGCCGATGAATGGATCATCATGCAGACGCACTCCCGCCTTGGTGCGGAGGCGATCGAACTGGCAGAGGGGGACATCGAGCAGCCCTTGCCCTTTCTGGCCCTGGCAAAGGAGATCGCGCGCTGGCATCACGAGCGCTGGGATGGCAGTGGCTACCCGGACGGGCTCAGGGGCGACGAGATTCCGGTTTCGGCGCGGCTGATGGCCGTTGCCGATGTTTTCGATGCGCTGATTTCGGATCGCATCTACAAGGCAGGCATGTCTTACGCCGACGCGCGGAAACTCATCGAGGCGGGGCGCGGACTGCACTTCGACCCGGACGTGGTCGACGCCTTCCTGAGCGGATTCGACGCATTTGTCGACATCGCGGAGCAACATCGGGATGTCCATCGCGCCCTGTCCTCAGGCGGCACCTGA
- a CDS encoding PAS domain-containing hybrid sensor histidine kinase/response regulator: MEADPSATATDSDSKALRRAAWRVVLPYALFASVWIVLSDRALDLLPDAIADKAWLQTFKGWFFVFITSLLLYGVVRDMLLRLTEASRRRHEEQRSRLQAARLLSAIAESSSDAIFAKDLSGRYLLFNKAAAGFVGKDAEEVLGHDDRVLFPPAYAQMVMANDQQVMAAGETMSFEETVSLADREVTYLATKGVLRGASGEVTGMYGISRDISALKAVESELRKLSQVVEQSPESVIVTDLEGRIEYVNEAFTGHSGYLAAEVLGQPASMFGETLTPASSFKELWSALSRGEAWSGEFINQRKDGSSYAVFARVVPIHREDGSISNYMSLQEDITEKKLIEAELEQHRKHLEELVASRTAELRDATERANAASEAKSAFLANMSHEIRTPMNAIIGLTHLLRRDHPAQRQIERLDRVGSAARHLLSVINDILDLSKVEAGRLRLENSEFALGAVFEHVQSLIAEQAKAKGLTVEFDTRDVPGRLCGDATRLRQALLNYAVNAIKFTEHGSVSLSASVAEDRGDELLVRFEVRDTGMGVAAEKIPRLFDAFEQADASTTRRFGGTGLGLAITRRLATLMGGEAGAESEPGQGSTFWFTAVLRRGRGAVANPPSVSAGESERVLREQHAGARVLLAEDNPVNREVALDLLNAVGLAVESVSTGRAVLERCRTCDFDLILMDMRMPEMDGLDATRALRAQTRNRHTPVVALTANVFEEDRRACFAAGMDDFVAKPVDPQDLYSTLLRWLPSRAVAATDAAQAPVPADPSSAECAPEVFEAAVAQMKLYLANANMRANRLLEDERSVFATALGSVFAEFEHNVACFRYPEALALLAQSRTPGRD; the protein is encoded by the coding sequence ATGGAAGCAGACCCGTCGGCAACGGCGACAGATTCTGACAGCAAGGCGCTTCGTCGTGCCGCCTGGCGGGTGGTGCTGCCCTACGCCTTGTTCGCGAGCGTATGGATCGTGCTCTCCGACCGTGCGCTCGATCTCTTGCCCGACGCCATCGCAGACAAGGCCTGGCTGCAGACCTTCAAGGGCTGGTTCTTCGTGTTCATCACCTCACTGCTGCTCTATGGCGTGGTGCGCGACATGCTGCTGCGGCTCACCGAGGCGAGTCGGCGCAGGCATGAGGAACAGCGCAGCCGTCTGCAGGCTGCACGACTCCTGAGCGCGATTGCCGAGAGTTCGAGCGATGCGATTTTTGCCAAGGACCTCAGCGGCCGCTACCTGTTGTTCAACAAGGCGGCGGCCGGCTTTGTCGGCAAGGACGCGGAGGAAGTTCTGGGGCATGACGACCGCGTGCTCTTTCCGCCTGCTTACGCGCAGATGGTGATGGCCAACGACCAGCAGGTCATGGCAGCCGGGGAGACCATGAGCTTTGAGGAAACGGTGAGCTTGGCCGACCGCGAAGTCACGTATCTTGCCACGAAGGGGGTGTTGCGCGGAGCGAGTGGCGAGGTCACCGGTATGTACGGAATTTCGCGTGACATCTCCGCGCTCAAGGCCGTCGAGTCCGAACTGCGAAAGCTGTCGCAGGTCGTTGAGCAAAGCCCCGAGAGTGTCATCGTGACCGATCTCGAGGGTCGGATCGAATACGTCAACGAAGCCTTCACGGGGCATAGCGGCTATCTGGCTGCCGAGGTGCTCGGTCAGCCTGCGAGCATGTTCGGCGAGACCCTGACGCCCGCGTCAAGCTTCAAGGAACTGTGGTCAGCCCTGTCGCGTGGTGAGGCGTGGAGCGGCGAGTTCATCAATCAGCGCAAGGACGGCAGCAGCTATGCCGTGTTCGCTCGGGTGGTGCCGATCCACCGCGAAGACGGCAGCATCTCGAACTACATGTCGCTGCAGGAGGACATCACCGAGAAGAAGCTTATCGAGGCCGAACTGGAGCAGCACCGCAAGCATCTCGAAGAGCTGGTAGCGAGCAGGACGGCCGAGCTGAGGGATGCCACCGAACGTGCGAACGCGGCCAGCGAGGCCAAGAGCGCTTTCCTGGCCAATATGAGCCATGAGATCCGGACCCCGATGAATGCCATCATCGGCCTCACCCACCTCCTGCGCCGGGATCATCCTGCGCAGCGCCAGATCGAACGCCTGGACCGGGTGGGCAGTGCAGCGCGTCACCTTCTGTCCGTGATCAACGATATTCTCGACCTGTCCAAGGTCGAGGCGGGCCGGCTCCGGCTGGAGAACAGCGAGTTTGCCTTGGGCGCAGTCTTCGAGCATGTGCAGTCCCTGATCGCCGAGCAGGCGAAAGCAAAGGGGCTGACCGTTGAGTTTGACACCCGCGATGTGCCGGGACGGCTGTGCGGCGACGCCACCCGCTTGCGTCAGGCCCTGCTCAATTACGCAGTGAATGCGATCAAGTTTACCGAGCACGGTTCGGTGTCGCTGAGCGCATCCGTTGCAGAAGACCGGGGTGATGAGTTGCTCGTAAGGTTTGAGGTCAGGGACACCGGCATGGGTGTGGCGGCTGAAAAGATTCCCCGCCTGTTCGATGCCTTCGAACAGGCGGACGCGTCTACCACCCGGCGTTTTGGGGGAACCGGTCTTGGCCTGGCGATCACCCGCCGGCTAGCGACCCTGATGGGGGGAGAGGCGGGCGCCGAGAGTGAGCCGGGGCAGGGCAGCACCTTCTGGTTCACTGCCGTGCTCAGGCGGGGACGCGGCGCGGTGGCCAACCCCCCGTCCGTGTCCGCCGGCGAGTCCGAACGCGTCCTTCGCGAGCAACATGCAGGCGCTCGTGTACTGCTGGCTGAAGACAATCCGGTCAATCGCGAAGTGGCACTGGATCTGCTGAATGCAGTCGGCCTGGCCGTCGAATCGGTCTCCACCGGGCGGGCCGTGCTCGAGCGCTGTCGCACATGCGACTTCGATCTGATCCTGATGGACATGAGGATGCCCGAGATGGACGGACTGGACGCCACGCGGGCCTTGCGGGCGCAGACGCGCAACCGTCACACCCCGGTCGTCGCCCTGACGGCCAACGTTTTCGAGGAGGACCGTCGTGCCTGCTTTGCGGCGGGCATGGACGACTTCGTGGCCAAACCAGTGGATCCGCAGGACCTGTATTCGACACTGCTGCGCTGGTTGCCGTCGCGTGCGGTGGCGGCAACAGACGCCGCGCAGGCGCCGGTGCCTGCGGACCCCTCTTCTGCTGAGTGCGCGCCCGAGGTGTTCGAAGCTGCAGTCGCGCAAATGAAGCTGTATCTGGCGAACGCAAACATGCGCGCCAACCGCCTGCTCGAGGACGAGCGTAGCGTCTTCGCAACGGCACTCGGTTCTGTTTTTGCAGAATTCGAGCACAATGTAGCCTGCTTCAGGTATCCGGAGGCACTGGCCCTGCTGGCGCAGAGTCGGACGCCCGGGCGCGACTGA
- a CDS encoding EAL domain-containing protein, whose amino-acid sequence MGSSRSAISLRRTLLLRALLLAFGSSLVVTIGFVALGMLPVLERVAESDFNLAAERVEARLRQTFEPEERQLAISLAWIGANLPDVDNPARFNEYFMPVLTASPYITSVVAGTSTGQGWMLLQRGEGQWRNRLTDIPRWGQMQLFVDLVPGVKAQERREAMDYDARKRPWFTGALTEAAPGTVHWTRPYTFFTTGDPGITASRHTMLADGRDLVIGFDLTLRDLSAATLDAGVGRQGLALIMTEDERVLGLPRRPDGVGVDEWLGNVLLPVGTLGVDAVSDLLPVWRSARGQPVGVAHFVSNGARWLFSARAYRLGRQTFWVLVLAPEADFAPAWTAIGFGLAGGLLLLLAAAGTVAQVQARIIARPLETLAASSKRIGALDFTPPGPVQSRIAEIAQLAQAQESMRELLHRNQLALRDHAERLNTQVRELRDAEDRINTLAFYDPLTGLPNRRLLSDRLQRALTSCARNHRKGALLFIDLDNFKTLNDTLGHDLGDLLLKEMGVRLAATIREGDTAARLGGDEFVLVLEGLSADADEAMAHTRGVGAKLLEALNKPYQLGGHETCSTASIGATLFEGHEVNIDELFKQADLAMYQAKADGRNRLCFYGPAMQAQLSERAALEADLRRALTQEQFELHYQPQVSSAGGLIGVEALLRWNHPQRNMVSPLSFIPVAEDTGLILDIGRWVLLAACRQLAEWADVPRLAAMTMSVNVSARQFRHPDFVDEVKSALEFTGAASRLLRLELTESLLLEDVETVIARMHELRALGVGFSLDDFGTGYSSLSYLKRLPLTELKIDMSFVRDVLVDPNDAAIARTIIALAHTMGLSVIAEGVESEAQRSFLAHSGCDAYQGYLFGRPAPAAQIMLLVHSAPAVAS is encoded by the coding sequence TTGGGTTCTTCTCGCTCAGCCATCTCACTGCGTCGAACACTGCTGCTGCGGGCCTTGCTGCTCGCCTTCGGCAGTTCGCTGGTTGTCACGATCGGCTTTGTTGCGCTTGGCATGTTGCCGGTCCTCGAACGGGTTGCCGAAAGTGATTTCAATCTTGCCGCAGAGCGGGTCGAGGCACGGCTGCGCCAGACCTTCGAGCCCGAAGAGCGCCAGCTTGCCATCAGCCTCGCATGGATCGGTGCCAACCTGCCCGACGTGGACAATCCGGCGCGTTTCAACGAGTACTTCATGCCGGTTCTCACCGCGTCGCCCTATATCACCTCGGTGGTGGCCGGTACGTCGACGGGCCAGGGCTGGATGCTGCTGCAGCGTGGCGAGGGGCAGTGGCGCAACCGTCTGACCGATATCCCGCGCTGGGGCCAGATGCAGCTTTTCGTCGACCTTGTGCCGGGTGTCAAGGCACAGGAGCGCCGGGAGGCCATGGACTACGATGCCCGCAAGCGCCCGTGGTTTACCGGGGCGCTCACGGAGGCGGCGCCCGGAACCGTGCATTGGACGCGACCGTACACCTTCTTCACCACCGGTGACCCCGGAATTACCGCGTCCCGGCACACCATGCTGGCAGACGGGCGGGACCTGGTGATCGGCTTCGATCTCACCTTGCGCGATCTGTCGGCTGCGACGCTGGATGCAGGGGTTGGTCGGCAGGGGCTGGCGCTGATCATGACCGAGGACGAACGCGTGCTCGGACTGCCCAGGCGACCCGATGGTGTTGGCGTCGATGAGTGGCTGGGTAACGTACTCTTGCCGGTCGGCACCCTTGGCGTCGATGCGGTCAGCGATCTGCTTCCAGTGTGGCGAAGCGCCAGAGGACAGCCGGTCGGTGTGGCGCACTTCGTCTCGAATGGGGCGCGCTGGCTCTTCAGCGCGCGGGCCTATCGCCTAGGGAGGCAGACCTTCTGGGTGCTGGTGCTTGCGCCTGAAGCCGACTTTGCGCCCGCCTGGACTGCAATCGGCTTTGGGCTTGCGGGCGGCCTGCTGCTGCTGCTGGCTGCTGCGGGCACTGTCGCCCAGGTGCAGGCGCGCATCATCGCCCGTCCGCTCGAGACACTTGCCGCGTCGAGCAAGCGCATCGGCGCGCTCGATTTCACCCCGCCGGGGCCGGTGCAGAGCCGGATTGCAGAGATTGCCCAACTGGCACAGGCGCAGGAGAGCATGCGCGAACTGCTGCACCGAAACCAGCTGGCGCTGCGCGATCACGCCGAGCGCCTGAACACGCAGGTGAGGGAGCTGCGGGACGCCGAGGACCGCATCAATACGCTCGCTTTTTATGATCCGCTCACCGGCCTGCCCAACCGCCGGCTGCTGAGCGACCGCCTGCAGCGGGCGCTGACCAGTTGCGCCCGCAATCATCGCAAAGGGGCCTTGCTGTTCATCGATCTGGATAACTTCAAGACCCTCAACGACACGCTGGGGCACGATCTCGGCGATCTGCTGCTCAAGGAGATGGGCGTGCGCCTCGCCGCGACGATACGCGAGGGTGATACTGCGGCCCGGTTGGGTGGGGACGAGTTCGTGCTCGTGCTTGAGGGGCTGAGCGCCGACGCCGATGAAGCCATGGCGCACACGCGGGGTGTTGGCGCCAAGCTGCTCGAAGCGCTCAACAAGCCCTATCAGCTCGGGGGGCATGAGACCTGCAGTACTGCCAGCATTGGTGCGACCCTGTTCGAGGGGCACGAGGTCAATATCGACGAGCTTTTCAAGCAGGCCGATCTGGCGATGTACCAGGCGAAGGCCGACGGGCGCAACCGGCTCTGCTTCTACGGGCCGGCAATGCAGGCACAGCTCAGCGAGCGTGCGGCACTCGAGGCTGACCTGCGCCGTGCCCTGACTCAGGAGCAGTTCGAACTGCACTATCAGCCACAGGTGAGTTCGGCCGGTGGTCTGATTGGCGTCGAGGCCCTGCTGCGATGGAATCATCCGCAGCGCAACATGGTGTCGCCGCTCAGCTTCATTCCGGTTGCGGAAGACACCGGGCTGATCCTCGACATCGGGCGCTGGGTGCTCCTTGCTGCTTGCCGACAGCTTGCTGAGTGGGCCGACGTGCCGCGCCTGGCAGCCATGACCATGTCGGTCAATGTCAGCGCACGCCAGTTCCGGCATCCCGACTTTGTCGACGAGGTCAAGTCAGCGCTCGAGTTCACCGGGGCGGCAAGCCGCTTGCTCAGGCTTGAGCTGACCGAGAGCCTGCTGCTGGAGGATGTCGAAACGGTCATCGCCCGCATGCACGAGTTGCGTGCGCTTGGGGTGGGGTTTTCGCTTGACGATTTCGGCACCGGCTACTCTTCCCTGTCCTATCTGAAGCGCCTGCCGCTGACCGAGCTCAAGATCGACATGTCCTTCGTGCGCGACGTGCTGGTGGACCCGAACGACGCAGCAATTGCGCGCACCATCATCGCGCTCGCGCACACGATGGGGCTGAGCGTGATTGCAGAAGGCGTCGAGTCCGAAGCCCAGCGCAGCTTTCTTGCGCATTCAGGTTGCGATGCCTATCAGGGCTATCTGTTTGGCCGGCCGGCGCCGGCAGCGCAGATCATGCTGCTCGTCCACAGCGCGCCCGCGGTCGCAAGCTGA
- the prpF gene encoding 2-methylaconitate cis-trans isomerase PrpF, with the protein MTRQRRIPAAWMRGGTSKGLFMLARDLPADDATRDALLARLLGSPDPYGKQIDGLGGATSSTSKVVILAPSGRTDCDVDYLFGQVPVSGERIDWSGNCGNLTAAVGPFAISRGLLQTPADGMARVRIWQANIGKRILAQVPMQAGEVQEAGDFMLDGVAFPAAEIRLEFLDPAGSGAAELFPTGRMRDSLQTAEETVDATLISAGNPMILIDAATLGLDCSAPQTVLNTQPELLARCERIRVAGALAMGLAANAAEAKARAHTPKLAVLDGPKAFRAANGREFAADDTDLTCRVLSMGVFHHAIPGTAAIAIAAAAAIPGTLASHHVCNQGTSPLRLAQPSGCTRVGVDAHQTEAGWTLGKAVMSRSARMLMDGFACLPG; encoded by the coding sequence ATGACCCGTCAGCGCCGCATCCCTGCCGCATGGATGCGCGGCGGCACCAGCAAGGGCCTGTTCATGCTGGCAAGGGATCTACCTGCCGACGACGCGACCCGCGACGCCCTGCTCGCCCGCCTGCTTGGCAGTCCCGACCCCTATGGCAAGCAGATCGACGGTCTCGGCGGTGCCACTTCAAGCACCAGCAAGGTCGTCATCCTGGCGCCCTCGGGCCGGACCGACTGCGATGTGGACTACCTGTTCGGCCAGGTGCCGGTGTCAGGCGAACGCATCGACTGGTCCGGCAACTGCGGCAACCTGACCGCGGCCGTTGGTCCGTTTGCCATCAGCCGGGGCCTGCTGCAGACGCCGGCCGACGGCATGGCAAGGGTGCGCATCTGGCAGGCAAACATCGGCAAACGCATCCTCGCGCAGGTGCCGATGCAGGCTGGCGAGGTGCAGGAGGCGGGCGACTTCATGCTCGACGGCGTCGCCTTTCCCGCCGCAGAAATCCGGCTCGAATTCCTCGACCCCGCAGGCAGCGGCGCGGCCGAACTGTTCCCGACGGGGCGGATGCGCGACAGCCTTCAAACGGCGGAAGAGACCGTCGACGCCACCCTGATCAGCGCCGGCAACCCGATGATCCTGATCGACGCGGCCACGCTCGGCCTCGATTGCAGTGCCCCGCAAACGGTACTCAATACCCAGCCCGAGCTACTGGCGCGCTGCGAGCGCATCCGCGTTGCAGGTGCCCTCGCCATGGGTCTGGCAGCGAACGCGGCCGAAGCGAAGGCGCGCGCTCACACGCCCAAGCTCGCCGTACTCGACGGTCCGAAAGCCTTTCGCGCTGCCAATGGGCGCGAGTTCGCTGCCGACGACACCGACCTCACCTGCCGGGTACTGTCGATGGGCGTCTTTCACCACGCCATTCCCGGCACTGCAGCCATTGCCATCGCTGCGGCTGCGGCCATCCCGGGTACGCTGGCGTCACACCATGTCTGCAACCAGGGTACTTCACCGCTCAGACTCGCCCAGCCTTCCGGTTGCACCCGGGTCGGCGTAGACGCGCACCAGACCGAGGCCGGCTGGACGCTGGGCAAGGCCGTGATGAGCCGCAGCGCACGCATGCTGATGGACGGATTCGCCTGCCTGCCAGGCTGA